The following proteins are encoded in a genomic region of Ammospiza caudacuta isolate bAmmCau1 chromosome 3, bAmmCau1.pri, whole genome shotgun sequence:
- the EFCAB2 gene encoding dynein regulatory complex protein 8, with protein sequence MAEREEKGEDALVAEIQKKITETFEVFDRESNKTVDVREIGCIVRALGCFPTEAEVQKLLEQIEVEEPGGFVHLEHFLPVMTKVLLDKRFQPIPEDVILHAFEALDENKCGYITKDDLVKHLTQGGEPFTQEEMEDMLAVALDPETDILHYRDYRVKLVVDETKTFPFNG encoded by the exons ATGGcggagagggaggagaagggcGAGG ATGCCCTAGTAGCTGAAATTCAGAAAAAGATTACAGAAACTTTTGAGGTGTTTGACCGTGAATCCAATAAAACTGTGGATGTCAG gGAGATTGGTTGCATTGTCAGAGCACTGGGTTGCTTCCCAACTGAGGCAGAAGTACAGAAACTGCTTGAACAG ataGAAGTAGAAGAACCAGGTGGATTTGTTCATCTGGAACATTTTCTTCCAGTGATGACAAAAGTTCTACTTGACAAAAG ATTCCAACCTATTCCAGAAGATGTTATTCTACATGCATTTGAG gcTTTGGATGAGAATAAGTGTGGATATATTACCAAAGACGACCTGGTCAAACATTTGACTCAAGGAG GTGAGCCCTTTACTCAGGAGGAAATGGAGGACATGCTTGCTGTTGCTTTAGATCCAGAAACAGACATCCTTCACTACAGAGATTACCGTGTAAAGCTGGTAGTAGATGAAACCAAGACCTTCCCTTTCAATGGCTGA